A portion of the Acidihalobacter yilgarnensis genome contains these proteins:
- a CDS encoding CbbQ/NirQ/NorQ/GpvN family protein, with the protein MTIDVQQYLIRQEPYYQPQGREVQLYEAAYRNRLPVMVKGPTGCGKSRFIEYMAWKLDRPLITVACNEDMTASDLVGRYLLEADGTRWIDGPLTTAARIGAICYLDEVVEARQDTTVVIHPLTDHRRTLPLDKKGELIVAHPDFQLVISYNPGYQSLMKDLKQSTKQRFAAFDFDYPDAELETAILAREAGIAAELAGRLVKVGLAARNLKGHGLDEGISTRLLVYAAKLINDGVDAGDACRMALVRPITDDADIRDTLDNAIDAIFA; encoded by the coding sequence ATGACGATCGACGTGCAACAGTATCTGATCCGGCAGGAGCCCTATTACCAGCCCCAGGGCCGGGAAGTGCAGCTTTACGAGGCGGCCTACCGCAACCGATTGCCGGTCATGGTCAAGGGTCCCACCGGCTGCGGCAAATCGCGCTTCATCGAATACATGGCGTGGAAGCTCGACCGGCCGCTGATCACCGTCGCCTGCAACGAGGACATGACCGCGTCCGACCTCGTCGGCCGCTATCTGCTGGAGGCGGACGGCACCCGCTGGATCGACGGCCCGCTCACCACCGCCGCGCGCATCGGTGCAATCTGCTATCTGGACGAGGTCGTCGAGGCCCGTCAGGACACCACCGTGGTGATCCACCCGCTCACCGACCATCGCCGCACCCTGCCGCTCGACAAGAAGGGCGAGCTGATCGTGGCGCACCCCGACTTTCAGCTGGTGATCTCCTACAACCCCGGCTACCAGTCGCTAATGAAGGATCTCAAGCAGTCCACCAAGCAGCGCTTCGCCGCGTTCGATTTCGACTACCCCGATGCCGAGTTGGAAACCGCCATTCTGGCCCGCGAGGCCGGCATCGCCGCGGAACTGGCCGGCAGGCTGGTGAAGGTCGGCCTGGCTGCGCGCAACCTCAAGGGACATGGCCTTGACGAGGGCATTTCCACACGCCTGCTGGTATACGCCGCAAAATTGATCAACGACGGCGTCGATGCGGGCGACGCCTGCCGCATGGCACTGGTGCGGCCGATCACCGATGACGCAGACATCCGCGATACCCTGGACAACGCCATCGACGCAATCTTCGCGTAA